The Helianthus annuus cultivar XRQ/B chromosome 16, HanXRQr2.0-SUNRISE, whole genome shotgun sequence genome includes a window with the following:
- the LOC110900435 gene encoding uncharacterized protein LOC110900435, which produces MLLCTTVTRVRDWQRVEYGFNFRAYEDILQGEALNALSVDVAGSVISCGDLEIFDRPPKETKKMNFDIEDLDGKVLRCTVWNGYALQIKDFISKIPPHEHVMVVIQHGKCKEWKGEYTVQVDKFATRIFLNQEIDEVDELRRRHILKFGQGSSSTSQTILSSQSIFPLHKEFVTEGVKKHVDEISEIEEVSLLCI; this is translated from the exons ATGCTGTT ATGCACAACTGTTACTCGTGTGAGAGATTGGCAACGTGTTGAGTATGGTTTCAATTTCAGAGCTTATGAAGATATTCTTCAAGGAGAGGCGTTAAACGCTTTGAGTGTTG ATGTTGCTGGATCTGTGATTTCTTGTGGAGATCTTGAAATCTTTGATCGACCTCCAAAGGAGACTAAGAAGATGAATTTCGATATTGAAGATTTGGA TGGTAAGGTTTTGCGGTGTACTGTGTGGAATGGTTATGCTCTGCAGATTAAGGACTTCATTTCTAAAATCCCACCTCATGAGCATGTGATGGTTGTTATACAGCATGGAAAGTGTAAGGAATGGAAAG GTGAATATACTGTTCAAGTTGACAAGTTTGCAACACGAATTTTCCTGAATCAAGAAATTGATGAAGTTGATGAGCTAAGGAGGAG GCATATATTGAAGTTTGGACAAGGGAGTAGTTCTACTTCTCAGACGATACTATCGTCTCAAAGTATTTTTCCATTACATAAAGAATTTGTAACTGAAGGTgtgaagaaacatgttgatgagatTAGCGAGATAGAAGAGGTTTCACTTCTTTGTATATAG
- the LOC110897432 gene encoding signal peptide peptidase codes for MKSGERAANIALAGLTLAPLVMKVDPNINVILTACLTVFVGCYRSVKPTPPTETMSNAHAMRFPLVGSAMLLSLFLLFKFLSKDLVNAVLTCYFFVLGILALSATLLPAIRRFLPTKWNEDVIHWSFPYFKSLDVEFTRSQVVAAIPGTFFCVWYVAQKHWLANNVLGLAFCIQGIEMLSLGSFTTGAILLAGLFFYDIFWVFFTPVMVSVAKSFDAPIKLLFPTGVTARPFSMLGLGDIVIPGIFVALALRFDVSRGRNNQYFTSAFLGYAVGVVLTIVVMNWFQAAQPALLYIVPAVIGFLAAHCIWNGEVKPLLEFDESKTAVSSDGDADENTSKKVE; via the exons ATGAAGAGTGGAGAGCGAGCTGCAAATATCGCACTAGCAG GTCTAACGCTAGCACCATTAGTTATGAAGGTTGACCCAAATATAAATGTCATTTTGACTGCGTGCCTCACAGTTTTTGTGGGTTGTTACCGTTCTGTCAAGCCAACACCTCCTACT GAAACAATGTCTAATGCACATGCCATGCGTTTTCCTCTAGTTGGCAGTGCAATGTTGTTGTCTTTGTTCTTACTCTTTAAGTTCCTGTCAAAGGACCTGGTCAATGCCGTCTTGACTTGCTACTTCTTTGTGCTTGGCATCCTCGCACTCTC GGCGACACTCTTACCTGCAATCAGGCGGTTTTTACCTACCAAGTGGAACGAAGATGTTATTCATTGGAGTTTCCCGTATTTTAAAT CTCTAGATGTTGAGTTTACAAGGTCTCAAGTCGTTGCAGCAATTCCTGGGACCTTTTTCTGTGTGTGGTATGTTGCACAGAAGCATTGGCTTGCTAACAATGTTTTGGGACTTGCATTCTGCATTCAG GGAATTGAAATGCTTTCTCTTGGTTCATTTACAACTGGTGCCATTCTTTTG GCTGGACTCTTTTTCTATGATATATTCTGGGTCTTTTTTACCCCAGTTATGGTTAGCGTAGCCAAATCATTTGATGCACCTATAAAG CTTCTATTCCCAACAGGAGTCACTGCACGTCCATTTTCTATGCTCGGTTTAGGTGACATTGTAATTCCAG GCATTTTTGTAGCATTGGCACTGAGATTTGACGTGTCAAGAGGAAGAAATAACCAATACTTCACGAGTGCCTTCTTGGGATATGCAGTTGGTGTGGTGCTTACTATTGTTGTCATGAACTGGTTTCAAGCTGCACAG CCTGCTCTGTTATATATTGTACCAGCTGTTATTGGGTTCTTGGCTGCTCATTGCATTTGGAATGGGGAGGTCAAACCG TTGTTGGAGTTCGACGAGTCTAAAACGGCTGTTAGTAGTGATGGCGATGCAGATGAGAATACAAGCAAGAAAGTAGAATGA